In Cryptomeria japonica chromosome 10, Sugi_1.0, whole genome shotgun sequence, a genomic segment contains:
- the LOC131032959 gene encoding uncharacterized protein LOC131032959 yields MGIQWSAARENLATRNETHEEASVIKCWKLACVILGLDAVMHAPLFSAFLSGNRNRSKCQIWWIPSTLSALFSCVTLFALVYMMKRFYSIGNLKLLFTASVFIFVSVFLMGAFPLSLCWGF; encoded by the exons ATGGGAATTCAGTGGTCTGCTG CCAGGGAGAATCTAGCAACCAGAAACGAGACACATGAGGAGGCTTCTGTGATAAAATGTTGGAAACTTGCGTGTGTGATATTGGGATTAGACGCCGTCATGCATGCTCCGCTTTTCAGTGCATTCCTTTCTGGCAATAGAAACAGAAGCAAGTGCCAGATTTGGTGGATTCCTTCCACACTCTCTGCGCTCTTTTCCTGTGTCACACTTTTTGCTCTTGTTTACATGATGAAACGCTTCTACTCCATTGGAAATCTAAAGCTCCTCTTCACTGCTTCAGTATTCATATTCGTTTCTGTCTTTCTTATGGGGGCTTTTCCGCTGTCGCTCTGTTGGGGCTTTTAA